One window from the genome of Candidatus Zixiibacteriota bacterium encodes:
- a CDS encoding SO_0444 family Cu/Zn efflux transporter, producing MDSAATFLGNWAEATWAMVVDSALLLLLSFVLAGLLHLVLNARTIGKLVSGGRRREVFATALVGVPLPLCSCSVLPVAYQLRRAGVSKAGTTAFLIATPESGVDSVLLTWSLMDPLMTVARPVAAFLTAFTAGNIEAAFPDDRPTGKDGAAAGGDGCACGCAAEPNAAVAPVRIADRAPRASWLSRVLAGIRYGFTDLFSDLAVYLLVGYLLAGLVAAVFGSALLSLPPWLTAGWGGYAGAIVIGLPLYICATSSTPLAAALLGAGFSPGAVLVFLLVGPATNVASMTVVGKILKGWGLARYLGSIVIVAVLCGIALDWAYRTVGIAAAFRAGGHDHASWYHVAAGLLFVLLLARVLAMKIRRRLRRGRMTPAAG from the coding sequence ATGGATAGCGCAGCGACTTTTTTGGGCAACTGGGCCGAGGCGACCTGGGCAATGGTGGTCGATTCGGCCTTGCTGCTTCTGCTCAGTTTCGTCCTGGCCGGGCTGCTCCACCTCGTGCTCAATGCCCGCACAATCGGGAAACTGGTCTCCGGCGGACGGCGGCGCGAAGTGTTCGCCACCGCGCTGGTCGGCGTGCCGCTGCCTTTGTGCTCCTGTTCGGTGCTGCCGGTGGCCTATCAACTCCGGCGGGCCGGCGTGAGCAAAGCCGGCACCACCGCCTTTCTCATCGCCACGCCCGAATCGGGCGTCGATTCCGTCCTGCTCACCTGGAGCCTCATGGATCCCCTCATGACGGTCGCGCGGCCGGTCGCGGCTTTTCTGACGGCGTTCACCGCGGGCAACATCGAGGCGGCCTTTCCGGATGACCGGCCGACCGGGAAAGACGGAGCGGCAGCCGGGGGAGACGGCTGCGCCTGCGGCTGCGCAGCGGAGCCGAACGCAGCCGTCGCGCCGGTACGGATCGCCGATCGCGCCCCGCGCGCGTCCTGGCTGAGCCGGGTGCTGGCCGGGATCAGGTACGGGTTCACGGATTTGTTCAGCGATCTGGCCGTCTATCTCCTTGTCGGGTATCTGCTGGCGGGTCTGGTGGCGGCCGTATTCGGCAGCGCGCTGTTGTCTCTGCCGCCGTGGCTGACCGCCGGCTGGGGCGGATACGCCGGGGCGATCGTGATCGGCCTGCCGCTCTACATCTGCGCGACCTCGTCGACACCCCTGGCCGCGGCGCTCCTGGGAGCCGGGTTTTCGCCGGGCGCGGTGCTGGTCTTCCTGCTGGTGGGGCCGGCCACCAATGTGGCCTCGATGACCGTGGTCGGCAAAATTCTCAAGGGGTGGGGACTGGCGCGGTACCTCGGGTCGATTGTGATTGTGGCCGTGCTCTGCGGGATCGCGCTCGACTGGGCCTACCGCACCGTGGGTATCGCGGCCGCGTTCCGCGCCGGCGGGCATGACCATGCCTCCTGGTACCACGTCGCCGCCGGCCTGCTGTTTGTGCTGCTGCTGGCGCGGGTGCTGGCGATGAAGATCCGGCGGCGCCTGCGGCGCGGACGGATGACACCGGCGGCCGGATGA
- a CDS encoding tetratricopeptide repeat protein, with amino-acid sequence MTDSICAACGKPLTAGDRFCAACGAPTDLDVKPVRGGKPASKKPPAGAPRSASTGMRDGAIIVGALALITVGWFVFRTPAVPPQPPSAATPAGHPEVPGAPMGGMTGGLSDLPADYDGLVQAGNRYMDAGNYAVAAESYRRALALDPSSPDVRTDFGACLHGMGLPERAIEEFREVMQTHPEHGIANFNIGIVYLDMGKPDSARFYWEKYLQLEPTGAAAAKARELLGNLNG; translated from the coding sequence ATGACGGACAGCATTTGTGCAGCTTGCGGCAAACCCCTCACGGCCGGGGACCGTTTCTGCGCCGCCTGCGGCGCGCCGACCGACCTTGACGTTAAGCCGGTCCGCGGCGGGAAACCCGCCTCGAAAAAGCCTCCCGCGGGCGCGCCGCGCAGCGCCTCCACCGGGATGCGTGACGGCGCGATCATTGTCGGGGCGCTTGCGCTGATCACGGTCGGCTGGTTCGTGTTTCGGACCCCCGCCGTTCCGCCGCAGCCGCCCTCCGCCGCGACGCCGGCGGGCCACCCGGAGGTGCCGGGCGCCCCGATGGGCGGGATGACCGGAGGTCTGAGCGATCTGCCGGCCGACTACGACGGACTCGTGCAGGCGGGGAACCGGTACATGGACGCCGGGAACTATGCGGTGGCGGCCGAGAGTTATCGGCGGGCGCTGGCCCTCGATCCGTCGTCGCCCGACGTGCGCACCGATTTCGGCGCTTGCCTCCACGGCATGGGACTGCCTGAGCGGGCCATTGAGGAGTTCCGTGAGGTGATGCAGACCCACCCCGAACACGGCATCGCCAATTTCAACATCGGCATCGTCTATCTCGACATGGGCAAGCCGGACTCGGCCCGCTTCTACTGGGAAAAGTATCTCCAGCTTGAGCCGACCGGGGCGGCCGCCGCCAAAGCGCGCGAACTGCTCGGCAACCTGAATGGATAG
- a CDS encoding M28 family peptidase: MKSMLIAALLLLAPAAPAVRAAYLITADSLRAHEMVLAHDSLEGRRVGEEGEMKAARYIESAFAAAGLQPRGTDGSWLQPFEFVRAIELGPGNRLVLNGAPLALHGEFEPMKQSASLAFDFDTIVDVGYGITVEEADGNYDDYAGKDVAGKAVLIKRYAPSADENPHVDFEPYSSLTSKINTALEHDAAGIFFITPEDQDDTLQPIGPVRITPKDIPIIFLRRAGFEHLGLSLSDPAVLSAEGAVELVKVHDTGYNVLGYLPGETDTTVIIGAHYDHLGSGGPGSGSRYLGNDPQIHNGADDNGSGTSVLLEIARHYAAQAEKPHYSLLFAAFSGEEFGILGSSHFARDMTVDSAKVRMMVNMDMVGRLAEQDNGLAVMGTGTTEAFTVYFDSLRREDVKITQKKSGQGPSDHTAFYNRGIPVLMFFTGAHNDYHKPEDDWDRIDYAGLVTVADVVTDLVSYFDRYPGPLTFQKTKDPDEGKRASTFSVTLGIMPDYVAEVKGLRVDNVQPDRPGERAGLLAGDIITRMGEIEIGDIYDYMNALGRFRKGDTTVVRVNRNAETVDLTVVFE, encoded by the coding sequence ATGAAGAGTATGCTCATCGCTGCGCTGCTGCTGCTGGCGCCGGCCGCTCCGGCGGTCCGGGCCGCTTACCTGATCACCGCGGATTCCCTGCGGGCCCACGAGATGGTTCTTGCCCATGATTCCCTCGAGGGGCGCCGGGTCGGCGAGGAGGGGGAAATGAAAGCCGCCCGCTACATCGAGTCCGCCTTCGCCGCGGCCGGGCTCCAGCCGCGCGGGACAGACGGTTCCTGGCTGCAGCCTTTCGAGTTCGTCAGGGCAATCGAGCTTGGTCCGGGCAACCGCCTCGTCCTCAACGGCGCGCCCCTGGCGCTCCACGGGGAGTTTGAGCCGATGAAGCAGTCGGCCAGCCTCGCGTTCGACTTCGACACCATTGTGGACGTCGGCTACGGCATCACGGTCGAAGAGGCCGACGGCAATTACGACGATTACGCAGGCAAAGATGTCGCCGGCAAAGCCGTGCTGATCAAGCGCTACGCTCCATCTGCGGATGAAAACCCGCACGTGGACTTTGAACCATACAGTTCGCTCACCAGCAAGATCAACACTGCGCTCGAACATGACGCAGCCGGTATCTTCTTCATCACCCCCGAGGATCAGGACGACACGCTCCAGCCGATCGGCCCGGTCCGGATCACGCCGAAAGACATCCCCATCATCTTCCTGCGCCGCGCCGGATTCGAGCACCTGGGGCTCTCACTGAGCGATCCGGCCGTCCTGTCGGCCGAAGGGGCGGTGGAACTGGTCAAGGTCCACGACACCGGCTACAACGTGCTCGGCTACCTGCCGGGCGAGACCGACACGACAGTCATCATCGGCGCCCACTACGATCATCTCGGGTCTGGCGGCCCCGGAAGCGGCTCGCGCTATCTGGGCAACGATCCGCAGATTCACAACGGCGCCGACGACAACGGATCGGGGACTTCGGTCCTGCTGGAGATCGCCCGCCACTATGCCGCGCAGGCCGAGAAACCGCACTATTCTCTCCTTTTCGCGGCCTTCAGCGGCGAGGAATTCGGCATTCTCGGCTCGAGCCATTTCGCCCGGGACATGACCGTCGACAGCGCGAAGGTTCGCATGATGGTCAATATGGACATGGTCGGGCGGCTGGCCGAACAGGACAATGGGCTGGCGGTGATGGGGACCGGCACGACCGAGGCCTTCACCGTCTACTTCGACAGCCTCAGGCGTGAGGACGTGAAGATCACGCAGAAGAAGTCCGGCCAAGGGCCCTCCGACCACACCGCGTTCTACAATCGCGGCATTCCCGTCCTCATGTTCTTCACCGGCGCCCATAACGACTACCACAAGCCGGAGGACGATTGGGACAGGATTGACTACGCCGGCCTCGTCACGGTCGCCGACGTCGTGACCGATCTCGTTTCCTATTTCGACCGCTATCCCGGCCCGCTGACATTCCAGAAGACCAAGGATCCTGACGAAGGCAAGCGCGCCTCGACGTTCTCCGTGACCCTGGGCATCATGCCCGACTACGTCGCGGAGGTCAAAGGTCTTCGCGTGGATAACGTGCAGCCCGACCGTCCCGGCGAACGGGCCGGTCTGCTGGCCGGCGACATCATCACGCGCATGGGCGAGATCGAAATCGGGGACATCTACGACTACATGAACGCGCTCGGCCGCTTCCGCAAGGGCGACACGACCGTCGTCCGGGTCAATCGGAACGCCGAGACGGTGGATCTGACAGTTGTCTTTGAATAG
- a CDS encoding dockerin type I repeat-containing protein, which translates to MFAAHAIDAVLLSPGDVDGDSTLTISDLTRLIDYLFRGGPAPIPILRGDLNGDCGVNVADVTLLIAVLFRGVPLPTEMCEEVA; encoded by the coding sequence TTGTTTGCCGCTCACGCAATTGACGCAGTACTCCTATCGCCCGGCGACGTCGATGGCGACAGCACGCTAACCATTAGCGATCTCACCCGTTTGATCGACTATCTCTTTCGCGGCGGCCCGGCACCCATTCCAATTCTGCGCGGCGACCTAAATGGTGACTGTGGGGTAAACGTTGCCGACGTGACCCTCCTGATTGCCGTGCTGTTCCGCGGTGTGCCTCTGCCCACCGAGATGTGCGAGGAAGTGGCGTAG
- a CDS encoding bifunctional (p)ppGpp synthetase/guanosine-3',5'-bis(diphosphate) 3'-pyrophosphohydrolase, producing MNLAEFIIRIESFNANVNIPLIRKAYEFSDRAHAGQKRQSGEPFIEHCLEVAFILAEQHMDSTTIAAGLVHDVVEDTKIGIDHLRAEFGDEIADLVDGVTKLGSVEFTSREEQQVEYFRKMLLTMARDIRVILIKLADRLHNMRTLEALPPDKQRRIAQETHDVYAPLAHRFGINRIKTELEDLSLKYLESEVYFEIAARLKEKREEREAYIEQVVRPLKEELTKNSIQATVYGRAKHIDSIYRKMRIRNVPMEDMHDLFAIRCIVNTERECYHTLGIVHAMWKPVSGRFDDYIANPKPNGYRSLHTAVFGPLNKIVEIQIRTHQMHYVAENGIAAHWLYKEGRQEMSRSDRQMVWLRDVLEWQKDMTNPSDFLEYLKIDLYSEDIFVFTPAGKLIHLPKGSTPLDFAFQIHSEVGIHCAGAKINGRLQPLSTELQTGDSVEIITNPNRTPSHDWLKLVKTSQARSRIRRWLKQAGFERSVALGKEIVERKLKEERLKMPDGDTLLGYAQQLDKKTIEELLAAIGSGAMGVGKLMTLIEPALEPEETGFVGRVIERIRGSKGIKVHGLDDMMFRFAGCCQPIPGEDIVGFITRGRGVSIHRADCTVAISLQEQAPERKIDVSWDTAKGQSFVVRLEMVVEDRKNMLRDITQAIATADTNVRAAEMYARDTTAVGEFVVEVSSLAHLNRILDKVRKVKGVIKVVRAKGKDSLENVENME from the coding sequence ATGAATCTGGCCGAGTTCATCATACGGATCGAATCGTTCAACGCCAACGTGAACATTCCCCTGATCCGCAAAGCCTATGAGTTCTCGGACCGGGCCCACGCCGGCCAGAAACGGCAGTCGGGGGAGCCGTTCATCGAGCACTGCCTCGAAGTCGCTTTCATTCTCGCCGAGCAGCACATGGATTCGACCACGATCGCCGCCGGGCTGGTCCACGACGTGGTCGAGGACACCAAGATCGGGATCGACCACCTCCGGGCCGAGTTCGGCGACGAGATCGCGGACCTCGTCGACGGCGTGACCAAACTGGGCTCGGTCGAATTCACCTCGCGCGAGGAACAGCAGGTCGAGTATTTCCGGAAGATGCTGCTCACCATGGCGCGGGACATCCGCGTCATCCTCATCAAGCTCGCCGACCGCCTCCACAACATGCGGACGCTCGAGGCCCTGCCGCCCGACAAGCAGCGGCGGATCGCCCAGGAGACGCACGACGTCTACGCGCCACTCGCCCACCGCTTCGGGATCAACCGCATCAAGACCGAACTGGAGGACCTCTCGCTGAAATACCTCGAGTCCGAGGTATATTTTGAAATCGCCGCCCGGCTGAAAGAAAAGCGGGAGGAGCGCGAGGCCTACATCGAACAGGTGGTGCGTCCGCTGAAGGAAGAGCTGACCAAGAACAGCATCCAGGCGACCGTCTACGGGCGGGCCAAGCACATCGACTCGATCTACCGCAAGATGCGCATCCGCAACGTGCCCATGGAGGACATGCACGACCTGTTCGCCATCCGCTGCATCGTCAACACCGAGCGGGAGTGCTACCACACCCTGGGTATCGTCCACGCCATGTGGAAACCGGTGTCGGGGCGCTTCGACGATTACATCGCGAACCCGAAGCCGAACGGCTACCGGTCGCTCCACACGGCGGTCTTCGGCCCCCTCAACAAGATCGTCGAAATCCAGATCCGCACCCACCAGATGCACTATGTCGCCGAGAACGGAATCGCCGCGCACTGGCTGTACAAAGAGGGACGCCAGGAAATGAGCCGCTCCGACCGCCAGATGGTCTGGTTGCGCGACGTTCTCGAGTGGCAGAAGGACATGACCAATCCCTCGGATTTCCTCGAATACCTCAAGATCGACCTGTACTCCGAGGACATCTTCGTGTTCACGCCCGCCGGGAAACTGATTCACCTGCCCAAGGGTTCGACCCCGCTGGACTTCGCCTTCCAGATTCACAGCGAGGTCGGCATCCACTGTGCGGGGGCGAAAATCAACGGGCGGCTCCAGCCGCTCTCGACCGAACTGCAGACCGGCGACAGCGTCGAGATCATCACCAATCCCAACCGCACGCCCTCGCACGACTGGCTCAAGCTGGTGAAAACCTCGCAGGCGCGGTCGCGCATCCGCCGCTGGCTCAAGCAGGCCGGGTTCGAGCGGTCGGTGGCTTTGGGCAAGGAAATCGTGGAGCGCAAACTCAAGGAAGAGCGGCTGAAAATGCCCGACGGCGATACGCTCCTGGGCTACGCCCAGCAGCTGGACAAGAAGACGATCGAAGAGCTGCTCGCGGCCATCGGCAGCGGGGCCATGGGCGTCGGCAAACTCATGACGCTGATCGAGCCCGCCCTCGAACCGGAAGAAACCGGCTTCGTCGGACGGGTGATCGAACGCATCCGCGGGTCGAAGGGGATCAAGGTCCACGGCCTGGATGACATGATGTTCCGCTTCGCCGGATGCTGCCAGCCGATCCCGGGGGAGGACATCGTCGGATTCATCACGCGCGGACGGGGGGTGAGCATTCACCGGGCCGACTGCACGGTGGCGATTTCGCTGCAGGAACAGGCCCCGGAGCGCAAGATCGACGTAAGCTGGGATACGGCCAAGGGGCAGTCGTTCGTGGTCCGGCTCGAGATGGTGGTCGAGGACCGCAAGAACATGCTCCGCGACATCACCCAGGCCATCGCGACCGCCGACACCAATGTCCGCGCGGCTGAAATGTATGCGCGCGATACGACGGCGGTGGGGGAATTCGTCGTCGAGGTGTCAAGCCTCGCGCACCTGAACCGAATTCTCGATAAAGTGCGCAAGGTCAAGGGGGTGATCAAGGTGGTTCGGGCGAAGGGGAAGGACAGCCTGGAGAATGTCGAGAATATGGAGTAG
- a CDS encoding glycosyltransferase family 9 protein: MALEIDLQPGDKILISRTDRLGDLILALPFVETIKRRYPECRVDVLASLYASPILENNPHIDRIVRVQNDQLWTDNLYKKDLLHRIRMEGYRAVVALYPERQISQLFQRAEIPIRIGTARRFHSIYFTHHVTHSRKANVKHEYEYNLDFLQFFRDGETVASPKVYLRERELRNARRILDDVGAEESFVVIHPGSRGSAERWPPERFIELYCQLSREGLSVVLSGSEEEGQGLSDLTAGLPVAVRDISGQTDLRTLAAVLSQARVVVANSTGPLHLATAVGTHVVGLYPSRKAVSPRRWGPLGEQHRVIQPTGVKCECPPKGCRCMDTISVERVVEEVVALYHVQSVG, from the coding sequence ATGGCTTTGGAGATTGACCTGCAGCCGGGGGACAAAATCCTGATCAGCCGGACCGACCGGCTGGGCGACCTCATCCTCGCGCTGCCCTTTGTCGAGACCATCAAGCGGCGCTACCCCGAGTGCCGCGTCGACGTCCTGGCGTCGCTGTACGCCTCGCCGATTCTGGAGAATAACCCGCACATCGACCGGATCGTCCGGGTGCAGAACGACCAGCTCTGGACCGACAACCTGTACAAGAAGGACCTCCTGCACCGGATACGGATGGAAGGCTACCGGGCGGTCGTGGCGCTGTACCCTGAACGGCAGATCTCGCAGTTGTTCCAGCGGGCCGAAATCCCGATCCGCATCGGGACCGCCCGCCGGTTCCACTCGATCTACTTCACCCACCACGTCACCCACAGCCGCAAGGCCAACGTGAAACACGAGTACGAGTACAACCTCGACTTCCTCCAGTTCTTCCGCGATGGCGAGACGGTGGCCAGCCCGAAGGTGTACCTGCGGGAACGGGAACTGCGCAACGCGCGGCGCATTCTCGACGACGTCGGGGCGGAGGAATCGTTTGTCGTTATCCACCCCGGGTCGCGCGGGTCGGCCGAACGCTGGCCGCCCGAGCGCTTTATCGAGCTCTACTGCCAGCTGTCCCGGGAGGGGCTGAGCGTCGTGCTCTCCGGATCGGAGGAGGAGGGCCAGGGGCTGTCGGATCTCACCGCCGGGCTGCCGGTGGCCGTGCGGGACATCTCCGGCCAGACCGATCTGCGGACGCTGGCGGCCGTGCTGTCGCAGGCGCGGGTGGTGGTGGCCAACTCCACCGGCCCGCTCCACTTGGCCACCGCCGTCGGCACCCACGTCGTGGGCCTCTACCCGAGCCGCAAGGCGGTCTCGCCGCGGCGCTGGGGACCGCTCGGCGAACAGCACCGGGTCATCCAGCCGACCGGAGTCAAGTGCGAGTGCCCCCCCAAGGGGTGCCGGTGCATGGATACCATCTCGGTGGAGAGGGTGGTCGAGGAAGTCGTGGCCCTGTACCACGTGCAGTCAGTCGGATGA
- a CDS encoding glycosyltransferase family 2 protein, translated as MGLTVVVITKDEEANIERCLESVAWADELIVVDSQSTDRTAELARRRGAVVCDVEWRGFGPAKRRGVALATQEWVLSLDADEVVGTELAHQIRQVAAGGGEHDGYYVGRRTNFLGRWISHCGWYPDPVLRLFRREKGNVNEAVVHEQVEVDGSVGRLSGELLHFSYPTLEHYLAKSAVYTTLGAREAFRRGRRARWYDLVIRPPISFFSHYIVRQGFRDGMEGWIISVMSAVAVFVKYAKLRHLQRTATPEQREQYGFGD; from the coding sequence ATGGGTCTGACGGTTGTGGTCATCACCAAGGACGAGGAGGCCAACATCGAGCGCTGCCTTGAGTCGGTGGCCTGGGCGGACGAGCTCATCGTCGTCGATTCCCAATCGACTGACCGGACGGCCGAGCTGGCGCGGCGGCGCGGGGCGGTTGTGTGCGACGTGGAGTGGCGGGGGTTCGGCCCGGCCAAACGGCGCGGTGTGGCGCTGGCCACCCAGGAGTGGGTGCTGTCGCTCGATGCCGATGAAGTCGTGGGAACCGAGCTCGCCCACCAGATCCGCCAGGTGGCCGCCGGCGGCGGGGAGCACGACGGCTACTACGTCGGCCGGCGCACCAATTTCCTCGGCCGCTGGATCTCGCACTGCGGATGGTACCCCGATCCGGTTCTGCGCCTGTTTCGCCGCGAAAAGGGGAATGTCAACGAGGCCGTGGTCCACGAACAGGTGGAAGTCGACGGATCGGTGGGGCGGCTGTCCGGCGAACTCCTGCACTTCAGCTACCCGACTCTGGAGCACTACCTGGCCAAATCGGCCGTTTACACGACTCTCGGAGCGCGCGAGGCGTTTCGCCGGGGCCGCCGCGCGCGCTGGTATGATCTTGTCATTCGGCCCCCGATCTCGTTCTTTTCGCATTATATTGTCCGGCAGGGATTCCGCGATGGAATGGAGGGATGGATCATTTCGGTGATGTCGGCGGTTGCGGTCTTTGTGAAATATGCCAAGCTGCGCCACCTGCAGCGGACCGCGACCCCGGAACAGAGGGAGCAGTATGGCTTTGGAGATTGA
- a CDS encoding glycosyltransferase family 9 protein has translation MGRLKEFEYSFKRFFYRATASLLRPRPVGEGPLDGAALRKVLFLRPDKLGDMVISFPVFDALRTRYPHLRIGVLASPRNSAITLGDPRFDEIYMYTKRAPHDLRELRRLRRAQYDCVVDLVYGDSVTTLYLSEYVARGKPRIGVGKERYARYYDFNRSGRGQILECTLQVLAAFGIDPAAVNPYAGPHLSRSDQELAAAFLGAAAADGAGSLTVGLNLSAGMPSRLWQPEKSAELAARILAARPRARIIVIVVPGDRRRGQELVQAVRDARVHLVPDGLTLRQVAAVISRLDLLVTPDTSLVHIARALQVPVVGLYSCHERNFRQWRPYGQDIGAVVAPSEDNIFAITVDQVMAAFEQVAAGRLGVEE, from the coding sequence ATGGGACGGCTTAAGGAGTTCGAGTACTCGTTCAAGCGGTTCTTCTACCGGGCCACCGCGTCGCTGCTCCGGCCGCGGCCGGTCGGGGAGGGACCGCTCGACGGCGCGGCGCTGCGGAAAGTGCTCTTCCTGCGCCCGGACAAACTCGGCGACATGGTCATTTCCTTCCCCGTCTTCGACGCTCTTCGGACCCGGTATCCCCACCTGCGCATCGGGGTGCTGGCATCGCCGCGAAATTCGGCCATCACCCTGGGCGACCCGCGTTTCGACGAGATCTACATGTACACCAAGCGGGCGCCGCACGACCTCCGCGAACTCCGGCGCCTCCGGCGGGCGCAGTACGACTGCGTGGTCGACCTCGTCTACGGCGATTCGGTCACAACCCTGTACCTCTCGGAGTACGTGGCGCGCGGCAAGCCTCGGATCGGCGTGGGCAAGGAGCGCTACGCCCGGTACTACGACTTCAACCGCTCCGGCCGGGGACAGATTCTTGAATGCACGCTCCAGGTGCTGGCGGCGTTCGGCATCGACCCTGCGGCCGTTAACCCGTACGCGGGGCCGCATCTGAGCCGCAGCGATCAGGAGTTGGCCGCGGCCTTTCTCGGCGCGGCTGCGGCCGACGGCGCCGGCAGTTTGACAGTCGGGCTCAATCTTTCAGCCGGGATGCCGTCGCGCCTGTGGCAGCCGGAGAAATCGGCCGAGCTGGCGGCGCGCATCCTGGCCGCCCGTCCCCGGGCCCGCATTATCGTCATCGTCGTGCCCGGCGACCGCCGCCGCGGGCAGGAACTGGTGCAGGCGGTGCGCGACGCGCGGGTGCACCTGGTGCCGGACGGCCTCACCCTCCGGCAGGTGGCCGCCGTGATCAGCCGGCTTGACCTGCTCGTCACGCCCGACACCAGCCTCGTGCATATCGCGCGGGCGCTCCAGGTGCCGGTGGTCGGGCTGTACAGCTGCCACGAACGCAACTTCCGCCAGTGGCGGCCGTACGGGCAGGACATCGGAGCCGTCGTCGCGCCGAGCGAGGACAACATTTTCGCCATCACGGTCGACCAGGTTATGGCGGCCTTCGAGCAGGTCGCGGCCGGGCGGCTGGGCGTGGAGGAATGA
- a CDS encoding glycosyltransferase family 4 protein, whose amino-acid sequence MHILQLDSIEPETYGGMEEWIRLVSGGLAARGHRVTVVGRTGAEFLRRVELDTRGVETLHLAIAGDFGPLVIARLRTFMRQRAVDIVTVNFNKDIRLAGIAARWAGRPRVIWRVGLDIAGDRLRHRLLTPRLVDAVITPSAALKKQIVAHGYISPEMVTVIPNGIPDRPVHEQRPQAARRLREKYGLPPAALVAVTSGRFVDQKGHAYLVAAAGEIIRQAPDIRFLWLGDGPLETRLKAAIADAGLESFFVFAGMLRDFDLELAGSDFMLHPAVEEPFGFVLIEAMRAGLPVAATRVGGIPEVVAEGSSAVLFPPRDPAALAAAAVALACDSDARTRLGRAGRERFEQRFSADRLVDDVERFFLSQLEEAGQSHGTA is encoded by the coding sequence ATGCACATACTCCAGCTTGACTCCATCGAACCGGAAACCTACGGCGGTATGGAAGAATGGATTCGGCTGGTCTCCGGCGGATTGGCCGCGCGGGGACACCGGGTCACGGTGGTCGGGCGGACGGGCGCAGAGTTCCTTCGGCGGGTCGAGCTCGATACCCGGGGCGTAGAGACGCTCCACCTGGCAATCGCCGGGGATTTCGGTCCGCTCGTGATCGCGCGCCTGCGCACCTTCATGCGCCAGCGCGCTGTCGATATCGTCACCGTCAATTTCAATAAAGACATCCGGCTGGCCGGAATCGCCGCCCGCTGGGCGGGCCGCCCGCGCGTGATCTGGCGGGTCGGACTGGACATCGCCGGAGACCGCCTCCGGCACCGCCTCCTCACGCCCCGCCTGGTCGACGCCGTCATCACCCCCTCGGCCGCGCTCAAGAAGCAGATCGTCGCCCACGGCTACATCAGTCCGGAGATGGTCACGGTGATTCCGAACGGAATCCCCGACCGGCCGGTGCACGAACAGCGGCCCCAGGCGGCGCGGCGGCTGCGCGAGAAGTACGGCCTGCCGCCGGCGGCGCTGGTGGCGGTGACCTCCGGGAGATTTGTCGATCAGAAGGGGCACGCCTACCTGGTGGCGGCCGCCGGCGAGATCATCCGGCAGGCGCCGGACATTCGGTTTCTCTGGCTTGGGGACGGCCCCCTCGAGACTCGTCTCAAAGCGGCCATCGCGGATGCAGGCCTGGAGAGCTTTTTCGTTTTTGCGGGTATGCTGCGCGACTTCGACCTGGAACTGGCGGGGAGCGATTTCATGCTCCACCCGGCGGTGGAGGAGCCCTTCGGGTTCGTCCTGATCGAAGCGATGCGGGCCGGGCTGCCGGTGGCCGCGACGCGGGTCGGGGGAATCCCCGAGGTGGTTGCGGAGGGGTCGAGCGCAGTCTTGTTCCCGCCGCGCGATCCGGCGGCCCTGGCGGCGGCGGCGGTCGCCCTGGCCTGCGATTCCGACGCCCGCACGCGCCTGGGACGGGCCGGGCGGGAGCGATTCGAGCAGCGGTTCAGCGCCGACCGGCTTGTCGATGACGTCGAGCGGTTCTTCCTGTCGCAACTGGAGGAGGCCGGGCAGAGCCATGGGACGGCTTAA